One Loxodonta africana isolate mLoxAfr1 chromosome 4, mLoxAfr1.hap2, whole genome shotgun sequence genomic region harbors:
- the LOC111748329 gene encoding olfactory receptor 6C75: MRNYTEATEFILLGLTNDPQGQVVLFVFLLVTYMLSVNGNLIIITLTLSDPHLQTPMYFFLRNFSFLEISFTSVCIPRFLVTFVTGNRAISYSGCVAQLFFFIFLGVTEFYLLAAMSYDRYVAICKPLHYTTIMSRRVCILLVFSSWFAGFLIIFPPIILLLQLDFCASNVIDHFICDSSPILQLSCTNTHFLELMAFFLAVVTLMVTLTLVILSYTYIIQTILRIPSTSQRKKAFSTCSSHMIVFSLSYGSCIFMYIKPSARERVTLSKGVAVLNTSVAPLLNPFIYTLRNQQVKQAFNIMVQRMVFSLNK, from the coding sequence atgagaaattACACAGAAGCAACAGAGTTTATTCTACTGGGATTGACAAATGACCCACAGGGGCAGGTTGTactttttgtatttcttcttgtcACCTACATGCTAAGTGTGAATGGGAACCTGATCATTATCACCCTCACCCTTTCAGATCCCCATCTCCAGActcccatgtatttcttccttcgGAATTTCTCCTTCCTGGAAATATCATTCACGTCTGTTTGCATTCCCAGATTCCTAGTCACCTTTGTAACTGGGAACAGAGCCATCTCGTATAGTGGTTGTGTGGCTCAGttattttttttcatcttcttaGGAGTGACAGAGTTTTACCTCCTGGccgccatgtcctatgaccgctatgtggccatctgcaaaccTTTGCATTACACCACCATCATGAGCCGCAGAGTCTGTATCCTGCTCGTTTTTAGCTCTTGGTTTGCGGGATTCCTGATCATCTTTCCACCAATAATCCTGCTGCTGCAGCTGGATTTCTGTGCCTCCAATGTAATTGATCATTTTATCTGTGACTCTTCTCCAATTCTGCAGCTTTCTTGCACAAATACTCACTTTCTAGAactcatggctttttttttagcTGTGGTAACACTCATGGTCACCTTGACACTAGTTATTCTCTCCTACACGTATATCATCCAGACTATTCTGAGAATTCCTTCCACGAGTCAAAGGAAAAAAGCCTTttccacttgttcctcccacatgatcgttttctccctctcttatggcagctgcatcttcatgtacaTTAAGCCTTCTGCAAGGGAAAGGGTGACATTAAGCAAAGGAGTAGCTGTGCTCAATACCTCAGTGGCTCCCCTCTTGAATCCCTTCATATATACACTAAGGAATCAGCAAGTGAAACAAGCCTTCAATATCATGGTCCAGAGGATGGTCTTttctttgaataaatga